CGGGCAGCTTGCTGGTAGACTTTGCATGCTCCAATTGGTTGCACCCTTTCATGATGGCCGCTTCTGGTCTCAAAGGCATGAGTGTAGGCCCATCAGGTTGAATGATGATATTCTCTTCAATCTCCTCATCGCTAtcctcttcatcttcaaaCCAAGCAGTGTTCTGACTTGGGCAGTGTGCTGCACTGGGCAATCTGGGCCCCTGTTCCAATGTTTCCCCTAGTCCGCTGTTTGAGTTATTGTTGAATGAAGCTTTCAACTCTTTCCCGGACCTAAAGAGAATCTGATTAAAGGTCTCCTTCCTTGGTGGTTGCACTTGAGCCGGAATTCCTCCACCATTCCCACGCATATCATTGATGGAAGTCGCCAATTGTGTCATTTGGCATGCAAGATGATCAAGACTAATCATTTGCTCATATTGTTCGTCATGCATCTCATGCACCACATTGTAATTGGCTTGCAAATTGTTTTGCATGAGTTGTTGGGATGTGATTAGATCCTCCATCATTTCTTCTAAGCACTTTGGTGGCATTGGCGgatgatttgattgatattggCCGAATTCTTGTGGCTGAAAACACGGAGGGAATCCACTTGGATCGGGAGACCAATAAACATGATTAACATCTGATCCATGGAAAGCTTGGTAATTTACTTGTGGTGGTGGACCTTGATATTGTTGATTCGGATCGGTCCATACAAAATTGGAATGATCATGCCATCCAAGATTGTATGGATCTGTGAAATGATCCATGTTGCACTTTAATGGCACACCACTCTCGTCATTGGCTCTTGAATTGATTTCCTCATCAGTTTTCTCCAAACTCTCTGACTAGACAAGCTGGGCAGTATGTTGAACTTGGCAGTTATATGAACTGCCCAGGACAGAGAAACCAATACCCACTTGTTCTCTCAAGCGAGCTTCCTTGCGTAGCCTCTTCGGTGTCTACTTAACTCCAATATCGAACAACAAACTTGGAGAAGAGGACCTGCTCataacctaaaaataaaagagaaaaaaacaacaacaaaaaaaacaagtcaAAAACTATATACAATAAGTGTAGGAATACATAACAAGACAACAACACcgttccccggcaacggcgccatttgagaGGTCGGGATTTTGCACGCGTGTCGTAGGCGCGTGTCCCTTCCtattcaacaagatttataagttcccactttccaaaatactattaattagtatatggTAAGTTAGGGTGTCGAACCCACGAGGAACGGTAGCATCCGTTATGTATTTCCACACTTAGAAAGGTTTTGGCGATGCCGCCACGCTCTAAATTGGGGGTGGGAACTGAACTacgaaatataaataacacttAAGCTAAGATTGGGAACTAAACATGCAAATAACatgcaattaaaataaagcatTTAAACTGGAAAGCAGACTGGGCAAGTTGGTAAACTGGGCAACTTAGCAGTGGCGAAAATAAGAACATTTCGGAAATGAAAACAAAGCAGCAAGCACGAATTTTACTAAGTTCAGAAGCAAAAGGAACTAAGTTAAAAGCTAAGGAAGATAAACTAAGTGTTAGCTACTAAAGAAATCTAGAAACTAGGATTGTGACATGTTCAAAAGGTGAACTTTAAAGCCCTAACTAATGTGACTTAAAGCTTAAATGAAAAGCATGTGGAGTGCAGAAATTATCTAATCTAAATGGCTGccaaaagtgaaaagaaagcATGTACTTGTTGTCTCCTAAACCCTATTACCCAAGGTGTAAAACCAATGGATAAAAGCCTACAACTAATGGTCCTTTCACTTGACTTCTAAAAGCTGATATCTCTCCTAATTCTACATCATAAGGCACGAAAATAAGGAGGAGAAAGAGAGTAGATGGCtgctacataattaaaaaggcAAGAGAAACACAAGATCAACAATTAAACTACCTAAACATTTATtgttatcttttattttgtttgcaaACCAAAAGACTATATCCTTTGTTTGCTTACCTGTTTTTTTATGCCAATTTTCATCTAGTTCTTTCAAACCGCCTTTTATTCTTGATtggattaattgatttttctgtCTTCACTAGGGTATACCGTGTCGAAATGGCACACTCCCTCATTCCATCAATAGATGTCCCCTTTCTATTGGcttgggttttaagaaattgtttgactttaaaaacaaatttggtagaaaaagttaatggaatatggaccctacttttatatatattggttttataataatatgtgaaGGGAGTAAGTcagtggaatatgaagtccacttgccaaaaatagtaaaagtgaaatgagagaGTTATTGGCAGATGgacgaaaaacaaaaaaaatgagacatttggTGGCTGACGAAGGGAGTGCCATATAACATACCgaatatctatatttttggTACGATAAGTTCAGtttattggtattttgacatttttctccacctctaattttatgtattcaCCATAATGCTATAATtatagtgtaatttttttattgctgtTAATAGTGACTTTCTCTACACTTAAAAACCAAGCTTACCATTAGAAGGGCTTTGATGTTATCCAAAGTGAGACCACTAGAAGACTCATCATCGATTTTCAGCTTCATCAACTCAGCAAGCatatcttcttcctcctcctccatctTCTTCGATTCGAGGTGCTCGTCGATGAGCTCTTGATAGAAAGAATCCATCTCCTTACACATCACATCAGCTCTCTTCACTCTCCCACTCATCTTATCCACCAAACCAAACGCGGGAAAGTAATCAGACACAAAGAAAGCGGTTGCAAGAGCATCAAACCCTCGAAGAATATGATGGAATACCTTCGTTCCCGACCCTCCCTCCTCGTACCTCTTCCCAAAAGTGATCCGGGATAGAATATGGATGCCGGTGGACAAGACCACCTCGCTCAAATTCACTTCTTTGGAGGTGGAAGAAGAGATCTCGGTGATCATGCGAGAGATCTCCTCTTCGCGAACATGGCGATAAGATTGAACCTTTTTGTTGCTTAATAGATGAATGTGTGACATCTTTCGTATCTCCTTCCATCGTTCGTTGTACGGTGTGAATGCAACGTCGGAGCTGTTGTAGGATAGCTTTTGCTGCCCTAGGAAATTAGGTCTACTGCAAAATGTCAAATCTTCTGTTTTCAATACTTGTTTGGCTAATTTGGCTGAGGATATTACTAGGAGAGGTCTAGTGGCTAGCTTCATGTGGATGATGGGGCCATATTTCTTCGAGAGGTGGTGGAGGTAAATATGTGGCTCGGCCGCCCTGCCGAGCTGGTGGATGTTTCCAATCAATGGCAAAGGCGGCGGGCCAGGTGGTAGAGTGGTTACTGCCCGAGGTTTGGTTTTGTGGAGGATGTAGAAAATCAAGATTATAGGGAGAGTTATGgatagtagtagtatcattGTGATGAATGATAGTTTGACGGATGAGTGGTGGTATGGAACTTGTTGTTTTGGtcctatatttataatgttttatttataaattagtgAAAATAGTAGAGAAGAAAGCTATGGCGTGACATAATATGTTAGTATATTTTAGACAATTGTCCGAAAAACATGACTTATAGTTGAATTAGTGATTGTTTGCAATTATgtcacaacaaaaaaatcaggTCGCATACATGTAATATATCAGATACAactttaccaaaaaaatttaatcgtGGATTATTACGAACAAATCCGAATTTCATCACGGTTATGTTCTTTTAGTTGCATGTAAACTATAGATCAACCATGACTTGTCCttttcaaatatagaaaataaaatagaagaagaaaggacAAATTAATAAGATCAATAATTTCCAgaacaatttaataatataacgCTAATTGTATACGTACCTCATAACGATTGAGcctttataaatttgatatgcATATTGGTAGGACTGTTCAATCAGGATTCATAATATAAGATTTGTAAAGTTGATGGTTATGACGTTTAGCAGaagaattgattttaaaataatgcaaaCCAACAAATATTACACTATTATGTGCTAAAGAGATTGTGATTGATTTGTCGTTAAAAGGAAGTTTTGTTCGTCGACACTATGCAATCATGGGTTGCGTTAGGATAATAACTAGCTTAGTGTAATCACTCTTATAATTTCATCAATTCAATAtgtttaaaatgtcaacacaatgacatgaatatgtcaactatgtttttatgttgagatttaaatataaatatgaaaatgtcaacacaaaaacatagttgacataCTCATgtcattgtattgatattttttatatacggAGTAGTTGACGAGTTATCacaattatcatattatattagttattatttgattaCACTGAATGCAATTATTGGCTAAATTGATATTGtaataacaacaattttacTAGAATAATTACCATATTTATGAGAAAATTTTGTACATGCGATACAAGAAACTGTACCTCTTTTTCcgatattaatttattttgtgagtgtcactttttttttttttacaaaaaatgagaatataattatgacattattcctattttttacatttttcttctattttttggaTCGTGAAAAATAGttgtatatatacatttaattaataagattaCTATGGTAAAATTTCTACTCTCTTGGTATATGTAATTTGACGAATTTGCAATTTACATCATAATAATGTCAGTGTAAAATATAACTTGCATTTCAAAAGCAAAGTTCAAGGCATTGATTGAATAGTGTTGGTAACTTGGTAATGTTATTTCTCTAAATTGTACATGCAGTTTTTCCATGAAAAATTCCAGTGTCTCAGAATGCCTTAAAATTCACACAACATCAATTTACAGCATCCgatattttaccatttttcatatttttgtattaagtcggttaatttagggtttagtttTAGAGCCTATAAACACAACGGAAAAACCTTTTCGAGATCCAACTTTTATTTCAAGAATAAATCGAGACTTTGGAAACTAGGGTTAATACGAACTTATATTCCATTTTCTCTTGGTTGTGTCGGCTTCGACATCGATTATAACATCACAACACTGCAAAATGATTTCACACATGCACTTTTATTAAAAGcaacatatgcaatttatttgataaaaacaaaatccaCACGCACACATactaaaccctaaaatttTTTAGGCACAAGTAGAAGGGGATTTTTCTTAAACACTGCAAGTCCTTTCGTTGCATCTGTATCCACATCTTGTGCAAGAACTCCTTTAGGCAATTCCCAATCAAAACTATACACCAAATTCGCAACCATAAGCTCGGTTGTCAAGTATCCCATCGACATCCCAGGGCACATTCTTCGACCCGACCCAAAAGGAATGAGCCCGAAATCTTGCCCTTTATAGTCTATTCCACTATTCAAGAATCTCTCAGGAAAGAACTCATCTGGATTTTCCCAGCACTNNNNNNNNNNNNNNNNNNNNNNNNNNNNNNNNNNNNNNNNNNNNNNNNNNNNNNNNNNNNNNNNNNNNNNNNNNNNNNNNNNNNNNNNNNNNNNNNNNNNTCTTAACgatggtaatcgagagaggCGATATTCTTAGGGCAATTCATATCGAGAATGTTTTGGGAGAAGAAGATGTTTATTGTATTTCAGTGATTGATTTTACAATGTAATTGACACCTTATTATATAGGTGTAAAAGTAGGCTATCTATGGAAAATACATTCAATCTATTCTAGGAATATATGTAATGGTATCAATCAATTATTTTCACAATCAATCTGCAATCTTTTCTCCTTTTGATATGTCTtgacactccccctcaagttgagCAATGATATCTCCGATGCTTAACTTTTCCAATACCTCTTTGAAGACTTTTGGGTGAACGGCTTTGGTTAGTATGTCTGCAAGTTGTTCCTCCGAGCGGACATAGGGGAATTCAATAATGCCTCCTTCCAGATTTTCTTTAATGAAGTGCCGATCAACTTCCACATGTTTGGTTCTGTCGTGCTGCACTGGATTTTCTGAGATACTAATGGCTGCTTTGTTGTTGCAGAACAACTGGCTCTTCCGGGTAGGTGGAAAACCAATTTCTGTGAGCAATCTTCTTAGCCATAGGATTTCCATGAGTCCACTTTTCATTCCTCGGAATTCAGCCTCGGCGCTAGATAGAGCTACAACCTTTTGTTTCTTGCTCCTCCAAGTAACCAGGTTTCCCCCGATGAAAGTAAAGTAACCTCCCGTAGATTTTCTATCCACCGGATTGCTTGCCCAGTCAAATTCAGTGTATCCATCAATTTCCAGGTCTTCTCTCTTTGCGAGGAATACTCCATAGCCTACAGTACCTTTCAAATAGCGCACGATCCTCAATGCAGCCCCCATATGATTAGCTTGAGGTTGGTGCATGAACTGACTCACAATACCCACGGCATAAGTGATGTCGGGTCTAGTATGTGAGAGATAGATGAGTTTTCCTACAAGCCGTTGGTACCTTTCCCTTTCTGCAAGCTCTGCTCCTTCCTCTATTTTCAAACCATTGGGAACCATTGGAGTGTCTGCGGGTTTGCATTCGAGGAGACCTGTTTCTGCCAACAAGTCTAGGACATACTTCTTTTGCCTTAGGAATATTTCGTGTCTGGATCTCAACACTTTTATCCCCAAGAAGTATTTCAGTGCTCCCAAGTCCTTCATCTCGAATTCTTTGAACAGATTTTCCTTCACCCTCTGGATTTCTTCTACATCGCCACCAGTAATAATCATGTCATCAACGTAGATAATCAGACATGTTACCTTGTTGTCTCTCCTTTTTGTGAAGAGCGTATGGTCTGACTGGCTTTGTTGGAATCCATGCTTGAACATAGCTTGGCAGAATCTTCTGAACCAGATCCGTGGAGACTGCTTCAAACCATATAATGTTTTTCGTAGGCGACAAACTTCTCCTCCTCCAAATTCTTCGGAGAATCCTGGTGGGACCTCCTTGTACACTTCCTTGGTCTTTTTTAGCTCTCCATGGAGGAAGGCGTTAGTCACGTCGAACTGGTGTAGTGGCCAGTCTTTGCACACTGCTACAGATAGTAGTGCTCGAACAGTATCCATCTTTGCAACTGGGGAGAATGTCTCTTCATAATCCACTCCATACACTTGAGTATATCCTTTTGCCACGAGTCTCGCCTTGTATCTCTCGATTGAACCATCTGCTCTCCGTTTTATGGTGAATATCCACCGACATCCAGCTTCTTTCCCTTTGGCAGCGTACATTTCTCCCATGTACCATTCTTTACTAGGGCATCTATCTCCTTCTTCATGGCTTCTCTCCAGTGTTTATGTTTGTTGGCTTCCTCAAATGACTGTGGAATGTCTTCTTCCTCATATAGGGCGGCTTCGAAGGCCCGAGCAATTTCTGATAGGTGACCTTGAGCAATATTAGATATTGCGTATTTTGCCTTTCTCCCTTCCAGTCTGGTGAGTATCGTCGAGGCGGGATTCCTCTTGTCATCCTGTGGGCCAATTCAAATGGCTCTCCGGTGTCTCCACTTCTTCCACTAGTTTCACACTCCTCATTATTGCCCCTATCAAGATTAGTATGTTCCAAGGGTATATTATCAAGATCTGAACCGTTTACCTCAGGAATCGAAGGCGGGGTTGACGGCTGGTCAGTGTCACTTTGTTCTTCGTTCTGTATTATAGGACTTGACGGCCCAGCAGTGCCGCTAACTTCCTCAGGTGGACCAACGTCTGTGACAGGGCTTGACTGTGGCTCTCCCCCTGTCTGGTGTTCCCCTGAATGTGGCTCTCCCACCAATTGGTGGTTTTCAATATCTGGTAGCCAATCTAGGAGGTCATTATTTGGACTATTGTCTGAAAGTTGTGTCTCCCCCTGACTACTGGATTGGCCATAGAAGTATTCTCCTTCCACAAAGTCACAATTCATGGTGGTATGTATCTTACGGGTTTTTAGGTCATAGCATTGGTAACCTTTTTGACTTTTGCCATAGCCAAGGAAGACACATTTGAGGGCGCATGGATCAAATTTGGAACGTTCATGTTTAGGAATGTGGACAAAGACCGAGCATCCGAAAACTTTAGGCTCAAGAGATAGAGAAGACGGGATTTCGAAGTGTTGAGAAAAGGTATCTAGAGGAGTTTTAAAGTTAAGGATTCCGGTAGGTAGGCGATTTATGAGGTAGACTGTTGTAGCTATAGCTTCAGGCCGAAAagattttggtattttggaTTCAATCAAAAGGGCTCGGGTAATTTCAAGGATGTAACGGTTTTTTCTTTCGGCGACCCCATTTTGTTCCGGAGTGTAAGCACAAGAGGTTTTTGTTGACAAATCCCCCTCCCTCCCCCCCATTGTCTGATCTAAGGATCTGGATTGTGTGGTTATACTGAGTTTGAATAAGGTTATAGAAATCTACGAACTTATCAAAcacatcatttttattttt
The nucleotide sequence above comes from Salvia hispanica cultivar TCC Black 2014 chromosome 5, UniMelb_Shisp_WGS_1.0, whole genome shotgun sequence. Encoded proteins:
- the LOC125191265 gene encoding 6,7,8-trihydroxycoumarin synthase-like, producing MILLLSITLPIILIFYILHKTKPRAVTTLPPGPPPLPLIGNIHQLGRAAEPHIYLHHLSKKYGPIIHMKLATRPLLVISSAKLAKQVLKTEDLTFCSRPNFLGQQKLSYNSSDVAFTPYNERWKEIRKMSHIHLLSNKKVQSYRHVREEEISRMITEISSSTSKEVNLSEVVLSTGIHILSRITFGKRYEEGGSGTKMSGRVKRADVMCKEMDSFYQELIDEHLESKKMEEEEEDMLAELMKLKIDDESSSGLTLDNIKALLMVSLVFKCRESHY